A window of Passer domesticus isolate bPasDom1 chromosome 18, bPasDom1.hap1, whole genome shotgun sequence contains these coding sequences:
- the LOC135283237 gene encoding POU domain, class 5, transcription factor 3-like, translating to MFSPDGGLPAAPFGLLTDAGPPFPRGTFDGAPAQPLFFPFAATAEPEPARDPPPARAWLPPPAPAPPAKVEARPGRPCSQPEPEPRAAACCGPAWPPPPWAGPAPSGPAALPGPPFPGPAAPAFPGPQLCPAALQPGSGGPSGLGSSGSSSGAASEGGHSSDSGEEDAPTSGELEQFAKDLKHKRIMLGFTQADVGLALGTLYGKMFSQTTICRFEALQLSFKNMCKLKPLLQRWLNEAENTDNMQEMCNAEQVLAQARKRKRRTSIETNVKGTLESFFRKCVKPSPQEISQIAEDLNLDKDVVRVWFCNRRQKGKRLLLPYGNEAEGMMYDMNQPLVPSTLPIPVTSQGYSLAPSPPVYMPTFHKAEMFPQALQPGLSMSNSGH from the exons ATGTTCAGCCCGGACGGGGGGCTGCCGGCCGCCCCCTTTGGCCTTCTGACGGACGCCGGACCTCCCTTCCCCCGTGGCACCTTCGACGGGGCGCCCGCTCAGCCGCTCTTCTTCCCCTTCGCCGCCACCGCCGAGCCCGAGCCAGCCCGCGACCCGCCGCCGGCCCGCGCCTGgctgcccccgcccgcccccgcgccgcccgccaaGGTGGAGGCGCGCCCGGGCcggccctgcagccagcccgagcccgagccccgcgccgccgcttGCTGCGGCCCGGCCTGGCCGCCCCCGCCTTGGGCCGGCCCGGCGCcctccggccccgccgccctgCCCGGGCCGCCCTTCCCTGGCCCGGCTGCCCCTGCCTTCCCtggcccccagctctgccccgcCGCGCTGCAGCCGGGCTCCGGCGGCCCGtcggggctgggcagcagcggcagctccAGCGGCGCCGCCAGCGAAGGCGGACACTCCAGCGACAGCGGTGAGGAG GACGCGCCAACCtcaggagagctggagcagttcGCCAAGGACCTCAAGCACAAGCGCATCATGCTGGGCTTCACCCAGGCTGACGTGGGGCTGGCGCTGGGCACCCTCTACG GGAAGATGTTCAGCCAGACAACCATCTGCCGCTTTGAAGCGCTCCAGCTCAGCTTCAAGAACATGTGCAAGCTAAAGCCGCTGCTGCAGCGCTGGCTCAATGAGGCGGAGAACACGGACAACATGCAAGAG ATGTGCAATGCAGAGCAAGTACTAGCCCAAGCCCGGAAGAGGAAACGCAGGACCAGTATCGAGACCAACGTGAAAGGGACACTGGAGAGCTTCTTCCGCAAGTGTGTGAAGCCCAGTCCCCAGGAGATCTCCCAGATCGCTGAGGACCTCAACCTGGATAAAGAT GTGGTCCGGGTCTGGTTCTGCAACCGGCGTCAGAAAGGCAAACGGCTGCTGCTGCCCTACGGCAACGAGGCAGAGGGGATGATGTATGACATGAACCAGCCCCTGGTGCCCTCCACTCTGCCCATCCCAGTGACGTCCCAGGGCTACAGCCTGGCACCCTCCCCTCCTGTCTACATGCCAACCTTCCACAAAGCTGAGATGTTCCCTCAAGCgctgcagcctgggctctcCATGAGTAACAGCGGCCACTGA
- the NPDC1 gene encoding neural proliferation differentiation and control protein 1 isoform X1: protein MVAARGAAARRGTLLLLLTALGSFRLRLARAAASCPRSLDCALQRREFCPPGSGACGPCLPPFQEDDRGRCVQKQLSPSGRTSVPSLEAEIDFLADVLARQEAPRHHPLEDGRPKTTLVPNGGRQRVASGLREGHLHLQQGPAGTMAATTLATTATVQKYPVEASPIPENDNMVLGLIVVCTVAGISALIVAAVCWYRLQKEVRLAQKADYSAQRVASPLPYDKISVRAHIPYPISPVGVWHSGLSALLEGFPHGRGPPPPTKAQSPLLFLLSPQPGDKTLAQSAQMYHYQHQKQQMLSLEKHKEEPKLPDSASSDEENEDGDFTVYECPGLAPTGEMEVRNPLFDDSSLHPSNPKSHQ, encoded by the exons ATGGTGGCGGCCCggggcgctgccgcccgccgcggaacgctgctgctgctgctcaccgCCCTCGGATCCTTCCGTCTGCGCCTCGCCCGTGCCG cagcatcGTGTCCCCGGAGCCTGGACTGTGCCCTGCAGCGCCGGGAGTTCTGCCCGCCGGGGTCGGGTGCCTGTgggccctgcctgccccccttCCAGGAGGACGACCGCGGGCGTTGTGTCCAGAAGCAGCTCTCACCCAGTG GACGGACCTCTGTTCCCAGCTTGGAGGCAGAAATTGATTTTCTCGCAGATGTCCTGGCCAGGCAGGAGGCTCCTCGCCACCACCCACTAGAGGATGGCAGACCCAAGA CCACGCTGGTGCCCAACGGTGGCAGACAGCGTGTGGCCAGTGGGCTGAGAGAGGGGCATCTGCATCTGCAGCAGGGTCCTGCCGGCACCATGGCAGCCACCACCCTTGCTACCACTGCCACGGTCCAGAAGTACCCAGTGGAGGCATCCCCCATCCCTGAAAATGACAACATGGTGCTCG GGCTGATCGTGGTGTGCACAGTGGCTGGGATCTCCGCGCTGATTGTGGCGGCCGTCTGCTGGTACAg GCTGCAGAAGGAGGTCAGGCTGGCACAGAAAGCAGACTACTCAGCCCAGCGGGTAGCCAGCCCCCTGCCTTACGACAAGATCTCGGTAAGGGCCCATATCCCTTATCCCATATCCCCTGTGGGTGTTTGGCACTCGGGCCTCAGTGCTCTGCTGGAGGGATTCCCACACGGCAGAGGCCCTCCACCACCCACCAAAGCCCAGTCTCCactgctgttcctgctctctCCGCAGCCTGGGGACAAGACGCTGGCTCAGAGTGCCCAAATGTACCACTACCAGCACCAAAAGCAGCAGATGCTCTCCCTGGAGAA GCATAAAGAGGAGCCCAAGCTGCCGGACTCAGCATCATCTGATGAGGAGAATGAGGATGGAGACTTCACCGTGTAtgagtgccctgggctggctccG ACTGGAGAAATGGAAGTGAGAAACCCGCTGTTTGACGACTCCTCCTTACACCCCTCGAACCCCAAGTCGCACCAGTAA
- the NPDC1 gene encoding neural proliferation differentiation and control protein 1 isoform X2, which yields MVAARGAAARRGTLLLLLTALGSFRLRLARAASCPRSLDCALQRREFCPPGSGACGPCLPPFQEDDRGRCVQKQLSPSGRTSVPSLEAEIDFLADVLARQEAPRHHPLEDGRPKTTLVPNGGRQRVASGLREGHLHLQQGPAGTMAATTLATTATVQKYPVEASPIPENDNMVLGLIVVCTVAGISALIVAAVCWYRLQKEVRLAQKADYSAQRVASPLPYDKISVRAHIPYPISPVGVWHSGLSALLEGFPHGRGPPPPTKAQSPLLFLLSPQPGDKTLAQSAQMYHYQHQKQQMLSLEKHKEEPKLPDSASSDEENEDGDFTVYECPGLAPTGEMEVRNPLFDDSSLHPSNPKSHQ from the exons ATGGTGGCGGCCCggggcgctgccgcccgccgcggaacgctgctgctgctgctcaccgCCCTCGGATCCTTCCGTCTGCGCCTCGCCCGTGCCG catcGTGTCCCCGGAGCCTGGACTGTGCCCTGCAGCGCCGGGAGTTCTGCCCGCCGGGGTCGGGTGCCTGTgggccctgcctgccccccttCCAGGAGGACGACCGCGGGCGTTGTGTCCAGAAGCAGCTCTCACCCAGTG GACGGACCTCTGTTCCCAGCTTGGAGGCAGAAATTGATTTTCTCGCAGATGTCCTGGCCAGGCAGGAGGCTCCTCGCCACCACCCACTAGAGGATGGCAGACCCAAGA CCACGCTGGTGCCCAACGGTGGCAGACAGCGTGTGGCCAGTGGGCTGAGAGAGGGGCATCTGCATCTGCAGCAGGGTCCTGCCGGCACCATGGCAGCCACCACCCTTGCTACCACTGCCACGGTCCAGAAGTACCCAGTGGAGGCATCCCCCATCCCTGAAAATGACAACATGGTGCTCG GGCTGATCGTGGTGTGCACAGTGGCTGGGATCTCCGCGCTGATTGTGGCGGCCGTCTGCTGGTACAg GCTGCAGAAGGAGGTCAGGCTGGCACAGAAAGCAGACTACTCAGCCCAGCGGGTAGCCAGCCCCCTGCCTTACGACAAGATCTCGGTAAGGGCCCATATCCCTTATCCCATATCCCCTGTGGGTGTTTGGCACTCGGGCCTCAGTGCTCTGCTGGAGGGATTCCCACACGGCAGAGGCCCTCCACCACCCACCAAAGCCCAGTCTCCactgctgttcctgctctctCCGCAGCCTGGGGACAAGACGCTGGCTCAGAGTGCCCAAATGTACCACTACCAGCACCAAAAGCAGCAGATGCTCTCCCTGGAGAA GCATAAAGAGGAGCCCAAGCTGCCGGACTCAGCATCATCTGATGAGGAGAATGAGGATGGAGACTTCACCGTGTAtgagtgccctgggctggctccG ACTGGAGAAATGGAAGTGAGAAACCCGCTGTTTGACGACTCCTCCTTACACCCCTCGAACCCCAAGTCGCACCAGTAA
- the NPDC1 gene encoding neural proliferation differentiation and control protein 1 isoform X3 has translation MVAARGAAARRGTLLLLLTALGSFRLRLARAAASCPRSLDCALQRREFCPPGSGACGPCLPPFQEDDRGRCVQKQLSPSGRTSVPSLEAEIDFLADVLARQEAPRHHPLEDGRPKTTLVPNGGRQRVASGLREGHLHLQQGPAGTMAATTLATTATVQKYPVEASPIPENDNMVLGLIVVCTVAGISALIVAAVCWYRLQKEVRLAQKADYSAQRVASPLPYDKISPGDKTLAQSAQMYHYQHQKQQMLSLEKHKEEPKLPDSASSDEENEDGDFTVYECPGLAPTGEMEVRNPLFDDSSLHPSNPKSHQ, from the exons ATGGTGGCGGCCCggggcgctgccgcccgccgcggaacgctgctgctgctgctcaccgCCCTCGGATCCTTCCGTCTGCGCCTCGCCCGTGCCG cagcatcGTGTCCCCGGAGCCTGGACTGTGCCCTGCAGCGCCGGGAGTTCTGCCCGCCGGGGTCGGGTGCCTGTgggccctgcctgccccccttCCAGGAGGACGACCGCGGGCGTTGTGTCCAGAAGCAGCTCTCACCCAGTG GACGGACCTCTGTTCCCAGCTTGGAGGCAGAAATTGATTTTCTCGCAGATGTCCTGGCCAGGCAGGAGGCTCCTCGCCACCACCCACTAGAGGATGGCAGACCCAAGA CCACGCTGGTGCCCAACGGTGGCAGACAGCGTGTGGCCAGTGGGCTGAGAGAGGGGCATCTGCATCTGCAGCAGGGTCCTGCCGGCACCATGGCAGCCACCACCCTTGCTACCACTGCCACGGTCCAGAAGTACCCAGTGGAGGCATCCCCCATCCCTGAAAATGACAACATGGTGCTCG GGCTGATCGTGGTGTGCACAGTGGCTGGGATCTCCGCGCTGATTGTGGCGGCCGTCTGCTGGTACAg GCTGCAGAAGGAGGTCAGGCTGGCACAGAAAGCAGACTACTCAGCCCAGCGGGTAGCCAGCCCCCTGCCTTACGACAAGATCTCG CCTGGGGACAAGACGCTGGCTCAGAGTGCCCAAATGTACCACTACCAGCACCAAAAGCAGCAGATGCTCTCCCTGGAGAA GCATAAAGAGGAGCCCAAGCTGCCGGACTCAGCATCATCTGATGAGGAGAATGAGGATGGAGACTTCACCGTGTAtgagtgccctgggctggctccG ACTGGAGAAATGGAAGTGAGAAACCCGCTGTTTGACGACTCCTCCTTACACCCCTCGAACCCCAAGTCGCACCAGTAA